The sequence CGACATCGAGATGGCGGCCCATGGCGGCACCATCGTCGAAATCCTGAAGGTCGACGGCAAATGGCAGGTGGTGCGCGAGGGCAAGCTGAACCGTCGCATCACCTCGACCACGCCGATGCAGGTCACCGGCCCGGCTGCCGGCAGCGACCGGCTGAAGACGGTGGAAGACCCGACCGGCACCAAGGTGCTGGGCACGCTGAACAATTGCGCCGGAGGCGTCACGCCCTGGGGTACCTATGTGATGGCCGAGGAGAATTTTCACGGCTACTTCCTCGGCAAGCTGCCCGAGGGCCACAAGGAGGCGGCCAATTACAAGCGCTATGGCGTGCCGGAAGGCGCCTATGAGTGGGGCAACATCTACCCCCGCTTCGACCTCGCCAAGGAGCCGAACGAGCCGAACCGTTTCGGCTGGATCGTCGAAGTCGATGTGAACGACCCCACTTCCGTGCCGAAGAAACGCACCGCGCTCGGCCGCTTCAAGCATGAAGGCGCCGAGTCCATCGTGGCGAAGGACGGGCGCGTCGTGTTCTATCTCGGCGACGATGAGCGCTTCGACTATGTCTACAAGTTCGTCACTTCAGGCACGTTCAACCCGAATGACCGCGCCGCCAATATGGACCTGCTGGATTCCGGCACGCTCTATGTCGCCAAGTTCGACGCCGACGGCGCGCTGGAATGGATGCCGCTGGTGTTCGGGCAAGGCCCGCTGACCGCCGCCAACGGCTTCGCCAGCCAGGCCGATGTGCTGATCGAGACCCGCCGCGCCGCCGATCTGCTCGGCGCCACCAAGATGGACCGCCCCGAAGACGTCCAGCCGAACGGCGTCAACGGCAAGGTCTATGTGATGCTGACCAACAATACCCGCCGCAAGGACGAGCAGGTCGACGCGGCCAATCCCCGCGCCAAGAACGCCTTCGGCCACATCATCGAGATCGCCGAGGCGGATGGCGACTTCGCCGCCACCAAGGGCCGCTGGGAAGTGCTGCTGAAATGCGGCGACCCCTCGGTCGCCTCGGTCGGCGCGTCCTTCTCCACCGACACCACCCGCAATGGCTGGTTCGGCATGCCGGATAATTGCGCGGTCGATTCCGCCGGCCGGCTCTGGGTGGCGACCGACGGTAATAGCCCGAAGGACACCGGCCGCACGGATGGTCTATGGGCGGTAGACACGGAAGGTGGCGCGCGCGCGACCTCCAAGCTGTTCTTCCGCGTGCCAGTGGGCGCGGAGCTGTGCGGCCCGCTGTTCACCCCGGATGACCGCACCGCCTTCGTCGCCGTGCAGCACCCCGGCGATGGCGGCACCGACTGGGCGCCGTTCGGCCGGCCGTCCTATTACGAGGACCTCTCCACCCGCTGGCCGGACTTCAAGGACGACATGCCGGTGCGACCGGCCGTGGTGGTGATCACCAAGAAGGATGGCGGCGTCATCGGTTCGTGAACCGAGCCCTGCCGTTGGACTGAAGCCCTCTCCCCACAGGGAGAGGGCACTATCCGCACTTGTTCTTACCGGTTGGCGACGGGTGCCGCTTCCGAGCCGCCTCAGCCGAACTTGTTGTTGCGGGGGAAACCCTTGGGCGGCAGGCGGCCGGCCCCGGCGCGCTCGCCGCGCCATTCCGTGAGATCGGTCACGGTCCAGGTACGGCCGGACGTGTCGGTCCAGGTGAGACCCTCGGCGGCGGCGAAGACCTTCACGTCGCTCATCGCGCCGTCCTTGTAGCGCTGCAGCCGCACGCCGCGTCCACGGGTCATTTCCGGGATCTGGGTGAGCGGGAATACCAGCAGCTTGCGGTTCTCGCCGATGACCGCGACGCTGTCGCCCGTCGCCACCACGACCTTGGCCGCCTCCTGCGCATCGACGCCCAGCACCTGCTTGCCCTTGCGGGTATTGGCGAGGCAGTCATCCTCGGACACCAGGAAGCCGCGCCCCTCCTTCGCCGCGACCAGCAGGCGCCGCCCGCCGACATAAGGCAGCACGTGGAGGATATCCGCCTCCTGCTCCAGCTCGATGGACAGCCGCAGCGGCTCGCCATGGCCGCGCCCACCCGGCAGCTTCGACGCATCGAGCGTGTAGAAGCGGCCATTGGTGGCGAACACCAGCAGCTTCGCCGTCGTCTCGGTGAAGAAGCTGATCTTCAGCCGGTCATCGCCCTTGAAGACAAGCGAGGAGAGATCGGCCACATGGCCCTTCAGCGCGCGGATCCAGCCCTTCTCCGACACCACGACGGTGATCGGCTCGCGCTCCACCAGCGCCTCGATCACCGCATCCGCCTTGTGCGCGGACGCCTCGCCGAAGGTGGTGCGGCGGCGTCCGAGCGGAGTGTCGGGCGCGAAGCGCTTGCGCGTCTCCGCGAGCTGGCCGGCAACCGCCTTCCACTGGCGCGCTTCCGAGCCGAGCAGTTTCTCCAGCCCGTCCTTCTCCTTGGACAGGGCGTCATGCTCCTTGCGGATCTCGAATTCTTCGAGCTTGCGCAAGGAGCGCAGGCGCATGTTGAGGATAGCCTCGGCCTGCACATCGGTCAGCGCGAACCGTGCCATCAGCGCGGGCTTGGGCTCATCCTCCTCGCGGATGATACGGATCACCTCATCGAGATTGAGATAGGCGATGAGGTAGCCACCCAGCACTTCCAGTCGGTGCTCAATCTCCGCGAGGCGGTGCCGGGAGCGGCGCAGCAGCACCTCGCGGCGATGGTCAACCCATTCGCGCAGCGCCTCGACGAGGCTCACCACCTTCGGCACCTGCCCGCCGACCAGGACGTTCATGTTAAGCGGGAAACGCGTCTCCAGCTCGGTGACGCGGAACAGGCTTTCCATCAGCAGTTCGGCGTCGACATTCCGCGCGCGCGGCTCCAGCACGAGGCGCACATCCTCCGCGCTCTCGTCGCGCACATCGGCGAGAAGCGGCAGCTTCTTCTCGTTCAGCAGGTCGGCGATCTTCTCCACCAGGCGCGACTTCGGCACGCCATAGGGAATCTCGGTGACGACGACGACATAGGTGCCGCGCCCGGTCTCTTCCTTCTCCCAGCGCGCCCGCAGCCGGAAGCCGCCGCGACCGGTGGCGTAGGCGTCGGCCATGGAAGACGGCGATTCGATGATGACGCCACCGGTGGGAAAATCCGGGCCCTGGACGAATTTCAGCAGGTCGTCCGTGGTGGCGTTCGGATTCTGGATCAGGTGCAGGCTGGCGTCGATCAACTCAGCCGCATTGTGCGGCGGGATCGAGGTCGCCATGCCCACCGCGATGCCGGTGGAGCCATTGGCCAGCAGATTGGGAAAGGCGCCCGGCATGACGACGGGCTCTTCCGTCGTGCCGTCATAGTTGGGGCGGAAATCGACCGCGTCCTCGTCGATGCCATCGAGGATCAGCCGCGCCACTTCGGTCAGCCGGGCTTCGGTGTAGCGCTCGGCGGCGGCGTTGTCGCCATCGATATTGCCGAAATTGCCCTGCCCGTCGACCAGCGGGTAGCGCTGAGAGAAGTCCTGGGCGAGGCGCACCATGGCGTCGTAGATCGCCGCATTGCCGTGCGGGTGGAACGAGCCCATCACGTCGCCGACGATCTTCGCGCTCTTGCGGAAGCCGCCGCCGGGGTCAAGCCGCAACAGGCGCATGCCATAGAGAATGCGGCGATGCACGGGCTTCAGCCCGTCGCGCGCATCCGGCAGGGCGCGGTGCATGATGGTCGACAGCGCATAGGCGAGGTAGCGCTCTTCAAGCGCCGCCTTCAGCCCGATCGGCTCGATCGTGCCATCATCGGTCGGAATCGGTGGCTCACCCATGCCCCTTGCTAGCGCGAAGCGCAGGCGGGAACAAGACGCGAACGCGCGGCCGGAAAGCTATCCACCGGGCCGTTTCAGCGCCGCGAGCAGCGAGGCGCGGGCATCGGGCAGCGGCAGGCCGCGCGGGTCGAACACACGGCGGGCGAGGAAATGGCCGGTGAGCGCGAAGGCCGCCTCCACATCCTCCGGCAGCGGCGGTTCGGCGACCTCGGCGATGAGGAAATAGGGCAAGGTGAAAAGCTGCGCCTGCCAGGGCGCGCCGGCGTCCCGGCTCACGGCGCGA comes from Ancylobacter polymorphus and encodes:
- a CDS encoding PhoX family protein; the protein is MTDNSLDPVNESPFRTSLLEEADGAGSNPTLNPTMGELISLRFSRRGLLKGSLAVSAIAATVGPAALLTAEKAQAATDGVAANGSAFRFVEVEAGVDETHHVAEGYDAEVLLRWGDPLFPDSPAFDPKNQTAEAQRRQFGYNNDYVGFIPLDGSPEHGLLVVNHEYTNEHLMFPGIVSVTDGKLKVAPADKTRVDIEMAAHGGTIVEILKVDGKWQVVREGKLNRRITSTTPMQVTGPAAGSDRLKTVEDPTGTKVLGTLNNCAGGVTPWGTYVMAEENFHGYFLGKLPEGHKEAANYKRYGVPEGAYEWGNIYPRFDLAKEPNEPNRFGWIVEVDVNDPTSVPKKRTALGRFKHEGAESIVAKDGRVVFYLGDDERFDYVYKFVTSGTFNPNDRAANMDLLDSGTLYVAKFDADGALEWMPLVFGQGPLTAANGFASQADVLIETRRAADLLGATKMDRPEDVQPNGVNGKVYVMLTNNTRRKDEQVDAANPRAKNAFGHIIEIAEADGDFAATKGRWEVLLKCGDPSVASVGASFSTDTTRNGWFGMPDNCAVDSAGRLWVATDGNSPKDTGRTDGLWAVDTEGGARATSKLFFRVPVGAELCGPLFTPDDRTAFVAVQHPGDGGTDWAPFGRPSYYEDLSTRWPDFKDDMPVRPAVVVITKKDGGVIGS
- the parC gene encoding DNA topoisomerase IV subunit A → MGEPPIPTDDGTIEPIGLKAALEERYLAYALSTIMHRALPDARDGLKPVHRRILYGMRLLRLDPGGGFRKSAKIVGDVMGSFHPHGNAAIYDAMVRLAQDFSQRYPLVDGQGNFGNIDGDNAAAERYTEARLTEVARLILDGIDEDAVDFRPNYDGTTEEPVVMPGAFPNLLANGSTGIAVGMATSIPPHNAAELIDASLHLIQNPNATTDDLLKFVQGPDFPTGGVIIESPSSMADAYATGRGGFRLRARWEKEETGRGTYVVVVTEIPYGVPKSRLVEKIADLLNEKKLPLLADVRDESAEDVRLVLEPRARNVDAELLMESLFRVTELETRFPLNMNVLVGGQVPKVVSLVEALREWVDHRREVLLRRSRHRLAEIEHRLEVLGGYLIAYLNLDEVIRIIREEDEPKPALMARFALTDVQAEAILNMRLRSLRKLEEFEIRKEHDALSKEKDGLEKLLGSEARQWKAVAGQLAETRKRFAPDTPLGRRRTTFGEASAHKADAVIEALVEREPITVVVSEKGWIRALKGHVADLSSLVFKGDDRLKISFFTETTAKLLVFATNGRFYTLDASKLPGGRGHGEPLRLSIELEQEADILHVLPYVGGRRLLVAAKEGRGFLVSEDDCLANTRKGKQVLGVDAQEAAKVVVATGDSVAVIGENRKLLVFPLTQIPEMTRGRGVRLQRYKDGAMSDVKVFAAAEGLTWTDTSGRTWTVTDLTEWRGERAGAGRLPPKGFPRNNKFG